The following proteins are co-located in the Carassius auratus strain Wakin chromosome 7, ASM336829v1, whole genome shotgun sequence genome:
- the vgf gene encoding neurosecretory protein VGF — protein sequence MFGRQQTSNAPFIFLFMLFSLKVNPATSSPLTADRNTVSENYAASSSAQQQAQFTQPAEEQGTQHEENDEGDELFKDVDPRTLAAVLLEALNQPQKEKMSEREDVGLDVEKERDLQGSDRDRDGHKELELVMAAAAAQGKDEKEREEEEEKKRAEEEERLTEKVTSRTTSQTVPLKEQVAPQEGGTKEEVIKEEERQEPEREEMEGEEEQLSPEEVKNLETMLEEFQSYSTATKRERDTSTGQRESRGEYFDYLDRNGLMNNEIKSKAKGDDLALSKKKLKWQLEQEKNKVQPLQRGGNFMDDFSNNLADPEEEGEEDQEDEEQLSPEEEETRAKAEQEEVRRQAAEAQRAKAEEEKLADIASDMLLKYIVKQDKKKYQDNNGAEDKRSDEEDTNDDDDDIDPQTIDKLIEISSKLHLPADDVVDIINDVEKKKKKDAPENLQWQRPLVPPPAPVAPSTLLRKPPPSKPPQKNTNPLKAWFKDRASVKPSKQDIWTRQQWPFRTYPSYSVYQKPYRGYYPIYVPPPKPKSRYYPKPSFSLNDVLGNSRDYDFNYSSRRKSRPWAQSRQTVQPTFQRNFYFPHPRTFKAVPMPKPRSPPRRWPSFYYPARAPVVTREDDYYNPLRQPPQDSEEELENFIERVFMKHPRMFQ from the coding sequence ATGTTCGGGCGCCAACAAACTTCAAATGCCCCCTTCATTTTCCTGTTCATGTTATTTAGTCTCAAAGTCAATCCTGCAACCTCTAGTCCATTGACAGCAGATAGAAACACAGTTAGTGAAAACTATGCAGCATCCTCCTCTGCTCAGCAACAGGCTCAATTTACTCAACCAGCTGAGGAACAGGGCACACAACATGAGGAAAATGATGAAGGTGATGAGCTTTTCAAAGATGTGGATCCTAGAACCCTAGCAGCGGTCCTTCTAGAAGCCCTCAACCAGCCCCAGAAGGAAAAGATGAGTGAACGAGAAGACGTGGGATTGGATGTTGAAAAGGAGAGGGATCTCCAGGGCTCAGATAGAGACAGAGATGGTCACAAAGAGCTAGAGCTGGTCATGGCAGCTGCTGCAGCACAAGGAAaagatgagaaagaaagagaggaggaagaggagaaaaaAAGGGCTGAGGAGGAGGAACGGCTAACTGAGAAAGTGACGAGCCGCACTACCAGTCAGACGGTACCATTAAAAGAGCAGGTGGCCCCACAGGAGGGGGGCACAAAAGAGGAGGTGATCAAGGAGGAGGAGAGACAGGAGCCAGAGAGAGAAGAAATGGAGGGGGAGGAAGAGCAGCTGAGTCCAGAGGAAGTGAAGAATCTGGAGACTATGTTAGAGGAATTCCAAAGCTACAGCACAGCCACTAAGAGAGAGCGTGACACGTCCACAGGCCAGAGGGAGAGCCGTGGGGAGTATTTTGATTATCTAGACCGTAATGGCCTCATGAATAATGAGATCAAGTCTAAAGCTAAAGGTGATGACCTAGCACTGTCCAAGAAGAAGCTAAAGTGGCAGCTCGAACAAGAAAAGAACAAAGTTCAGCCCTTGCAAAGAGGAGGCAACTTCATGGATGACTTTTCCAACAATCTTGCTGACCCAGAGGAGGAAGGTGAGGAAGATCAAGAGGACGAAGAACAGCTGAGCCCTGAAGAAGAGGAAACTCGGGCCAAAGCGGAGCAAGAGGAGGTACGCAGACAGGCAGCAGAGGCACAAAGAGCCAAAGCGGAGGAAGAAAAGCTAGCAGACATTGCATCGGACATGCTCCTGAAATACATTGTGAAGCAGGACAAGAAAAAGTACCAAGACAATAATGGTGCAGAAGATAAGCGCTCTGATGAGGAGGAcactaatgatgatgatgatgatattgaCCCACAGACCATCGATAAGTTGATTGAGATTTCCAGCAAGCTGCATCTTCCAGCTGATGATGTGGTGGACATCATTAACGATgtagagaaaaagaagaaaaaagatgctCCTGAAAATCTCCAATGGCAACGTCCTCTCGTGCCGCCTCCAGCCCCCGTTGCACCTTCTACGCTGTTACGTAAACCTCCTCCCTCAAAGCCTCCTCAAAAGAACACAAACCCATTGAAAGCCTGGTTCAAAGACAGGGCTTCGGTCAAGCCCAGCAAGCAAGACATTTGGACGAGGCAGCAGTGGCCCTTTCGTACCTACCCTTCCTACAGTGTCTATCAAAAACCCTACCGGGGATATTACCCCATCTACGTCCCGCCTCCAAAACCGAAATCCCGCTACTATCCCAAGCCCTCTTTCTCCCTCAACGATGTCCTGGGAAACTCTCGGGACTATGACTTTAATTACTCCTCCAGGCGGAAGTCCCGTCCCTGGGCACAGTCTCGCCAAACAGTCCAACCAACTTTCCAGCGAAACTTCTACTTCCCTCACCCTCGGACTTTCAAAGCCGTACCCATGCCTAAACCCCGGTCGCCTCCACGTCGTTGGCCGTCCTTTTATTACCCAGCCCGAGCTCCTGTAGTCACCAGGGAAGATGATTACTACAATCCACTGAGGCAGCCGCCACAGGACAGTGAAGAGGAGCTGGAGAACTTTATCGAGAGAGTCTTTATGAAACATCCCAGGATGTTTCAATAa
- the nat16l gene encoding N-acetyltransferase 16, like isoform X2, with the protein MSGSQRQNHMTVDTSTPRAALIHAEVTMDSHCVGESDGLTFCLARPEDYDDVMAISQDIYGGNDYLPHRYHSWMTEPERVVIIARRDRKLVALESGLLVDGGETVIVEGLRVCPNERGCGLAGVIQRFVDGYIKKVYPNVKTKRLTRGDDPGPEKLSKFRLLARRAVLSLWGDSEGFDSFVSGLKDKLVVSNESNSSSPLVPVKDLEALKTLLLDSDLSSRLQLPGGAIIQDWQPLKLMESNLQILARRNLTWFVDGSGGKPLFMSFHTPPYPIPFNGGSLRFNIDLYGTDTSLAKKALTAHLNSVKSEIQGLVLVHIYMHQTLWADLKQFCEGHETAVRQLRDYWEQLFLEREP; encoded by the exons ATGTCTGGATCACAACGCCAAAATCACATGACTGTCGATACAAGTACGCCTCGCGCCGCG TTAATCCATGCAGAAGTAACAATGGATTCACACTGTGTGGGTGAAAGTGATGGACTGACCTTCTGTCTGGCCAGACCAGAGGATTACGATGACGTGATGGCCATCTCACAAGACATATATGGTGGCAATGACTACCTTCCACATCGCTATCACTCCTGGATGACTGAGCCAGAAAGAGTGGTTATTATAGCCCGGAGAGATAGGAAGCTG GTGGCTCTGGAGTCAGGCCTACTGGTTGATGGAGGTGAAACTGTAATAGTTGAGGGATTAAGAGTGTGTCCAAACGAAAGGGGTTGTGGTCTGGCCGGAGTGATCCAGAGATTTGTTGATGGCTACATAAAGAAGGTCTACCCTAATGTGAAAACCAAGCGCCTCACTAGAGGAGATGACCCAGGGCCTGAAAAACTGAGCAAGTTCAGGCTTCTGGCCAGACGG GCCGTTCTTTCCCTATGGGGGGATTCTGAAGGTTTTGATAGCTTTGTCTCAGGTCTAAAGGACAAACTGGTTGTGTCAAATGAGTCTAACAGTAGCAGTCCTTTAGTGCCAGTAAAGGACTTGGAAGCCCTTAAGACCCTTCTCTTGGATTCAGACTTGTCTTCTAGACTTCAGCTTCCAGGCGGTGCGATCATCCAGGATTGGCAGCCTTTGAAGCTCATGGAGAGTAACCTTCAGATCTTGGCAAGGCGAAACTTGACGTGGTTTGTAGATGGTTCTGGTGGGAAACCCCTGTTCATGAGCTTCCACACACCTCCCTATCCTATTCCCTTTAACGGAGGGTCTCTACGCTTTAATATTGACCTGTACGGGACAGACACTTCTTTAGCAAAGAAGGCACTAACAGCTCACCTGAACAGTGTGAAAAGTGAGATTCAAGGCTTGGTTTTGGTTCATATTTATATGCATCAGACTCTGTGGGCAGATTTAAAGCAGTTTTGTGAGGGCCAtgagacagcagtgagacagcTCCGGGATTACTGGGAGCAGCTGTTTTTGGAAAGAGAGCCATAA
- the nat16l gene encoding N-acetyltransferase 16, like isoform X1 codes for MLSRGGKLYCHILIVNVWITTPKSHDCRYKYASRREVTMDSHCVGESDGLTFCLARPEDYDDVMAISQDIYGGNDYLPHRYHSWMTEPERVVIIARRDRKLVALESGLLVDGGETVIVEGLRVCPNERGCGLAGVIQRFVDGYIKKVYPNVKTKRLTRGDDPGPEKLSKFRLLARRAVLSLWGDSEGFDSFVSGLKDKLVVSNESNSSSPLVPVKDLEALKTLLLDSDLSSRLQLPGGAIIQDWQPLKLMESNLQILARRNLTWFVDGSGGKPLFMSFHTPPYPIPFNGGSLRFNIDLYGTDTSLAKKALTAHLNSVKSEIQGLVLVHIYMHQTLWADLKQFCEGHETAVRQLRDYWEQLFLEREP; via the exons ATGCTAAGCCGAGGAGGCAAACTGTACTGTCACATACTGATTGTGAATGTCTGGATCACAACGCCAAAATCACATGACTGTCGATACAAGTACGCCTCGCGCCGCG AAGTAACAATGGATTCACACTGTGTGGGTGAAAGTGATGGACTGACCTTCTGTCTGGCCAGACCAGAGGATTACGATGACGTGATGGCCATCTCACAAGACATATATGGTGGCAATGACTACCTTCCACATCGCTATCACTCCTGGATGACTGAGCCAGAAAGAGTGGTTATTATAGCCCGGAGAGATAGGAAGCTG GTGGCTCTGGAGTCAGGCCTACTGGTTGATGGAGGTGAAACTGTAATAGTTGAGGGATTAAGAGTGTGTCCAAACGAAAGGGGTTGTGGTCTGGCCGGAGTGATCCAGAGATTTGTTGATGGCTACATAAAGAAGGTCTACCCTAATGTGAAAACCAAGCGCCTCACTAGAGGAGATGACCCAGGGCCTGAAAAACTGAGCAAGTTCAGGCTTCTGGCCAGACGG GCCGTTCTTTCCCTATGGGGGGATTCTGAAGGTTTTGATAGCTTTGTCTCAGGTCTAAAGGACAAACTGGTTGTGTCAAATGAGTCTAACAGTAGCAGTCCTTTAGTGCCAGTAAAGGACTTGGAAGCCCTTAAGACCCTTCTCTTGGATTCAGACTTGTCTTCTAGACTTCAGCTTCCAGGCGGTGCGATCATCCAGGATTGGCAGCCTTTGAAGCTCATGGAGAGTAACCTTCAGATCTTGGCAAGGCGAAACTTGACGTGGTTTGTAGATGGTTCTGGTGGGAAACCCCTGTTCATGAGCTTCCACACACCTCCCTATCCTATTCCCTTTAACGGAGGGTCTCTACGCTTTAATATTGACCTGTACGGGACAGACACTTCTTTAGCAAAGAAGGCACTAACAGCTCACCTGAACAGTGTGAAAAGTGAGATTCAAGGCTTGGTTTTGGTTCATATTTATATGCATCAGACTCTGTGGGCAGATTTAAAGCAGTTTTGTGAGGGCCAtgagacagcagtgagacagcTCCGGGATTACTGGGAGCAGCTGTTTTTGGAAAGAGAGCCATAA
- the si:ch211-196f2.6 gene encoding uncharacterized protein si:ch211-196f2.6, which produces MSSNSLCALLILAFLESGKSNSGVSISHSRDGDGQTITCVLSGNENMTQINWEMLKGPNRTKLGTYHPHFGIHIMPEYKTKVKLQNKNSPHPSSSLFIEVASNDSVLICCAFITFPSGKLEHCTDISINTSVKKGFTYVEPEPRLGILGNLGAMIIGTILSLFILTILFYLCRKTCCKRRKSFKIRTYLTDSPAETFAEESDDAPASQSSANGFDPSKLYAKIKKDIFYGRLWKSYQGQPKPWTQGTVTDQGHVYHLLGQSPLPQRNVEGSPSRPETTETTEQHLSSF; this is translated from the exons ATGAGCAGCAACTCTCTTTGCGCTCTTCTCATCCTTGCCTTCCTGGAATCAG gcaaatcaaacagtggtgtATCTATTAGTCACAGTCGAGATGGAGATGGCCAGACCATTACTTGTGTCCTCTCAGGGAACGAAAACATGACACAAATCAACTGGGAGATGCTAAAAGGCCCGAATCGCACGAAACTGGGCACATATCACCCACATTTTGGAATTCACATAATGCCAGAATATAAGACTAAAGTAAAGCTCCAGAACAAAAACTCTCCTCATCCATCGTCATCCCTTTTCATTGAAGTAGCATCAAATGATAGTGTGCTGATCTGTTGTGCATTCATAACATTTCCTTCGGGTAAACTTGAGCACTGTACTGATATCAGTATCAACACGTCTGTAAAGAAAG gttttaCATATGTGGAACCAGAACCAAGGCTGGGAATATTAGGAAATTTGGGTGCAATGATTATTGGAACTATTCTCTCCCTTTTTATCCTGACCATCCTTTTCTATTTATGCAGAAAAACCTGCTGTAAAAG GAGGAAGTCCTTTAAAATACGGACATACCTGACAGACTCACCGGCTGAG ACATTTGCTGAAGAATCAGATGATGCACCAGCTTCTCAAAGTTCTGCGAATGGCTTTGACCCCTCAAAACTTTATGCCAAGATCAAAAAAGACATTTTCTATGGCCGGCTGTGGAAGTCTTACCAAGGTCAACCCAAACCCTGGACACAAGGTACCGTGACTGATCAAGGACATGTCTATCACCTGCTAGGACAGAGTCCCTTACCGCAACGAAATGTGGAGGGCAGCCCCTCGAGGCCAGAAACAACAGAAACTACTGAACAACATCTCAGTAGTTTTTAG